Proteins from a single region of Palaemon carinicauda isolate YSFRI2023 chromosome 1, ASM3689809v2, whole genome shotgun sequence:
- the LOC137639911 gene encoding zinc finger protein 862-like gives MTYYITNKQFKSQQGSDWSCVTVGYDLDLLCNLLLILLNMSDEEEGDLEMTPPKKKARPKPSSSTHRSQKYRKEWESLPDFKPWLKGVPEDLLKARCKLCNATMLAELTVLKNHAKGKKHRSFFETATTSQPSVSSLFGKAVKKPSDSVSIVEIKLCGFLAEHNIPFQAMDHLTDLLKDIFPDSITAKGIVKNVIDMSYKEKLARTLKEVKFSILCDESTDVGSVKSSCVVVKFYDKDAATVDCMFWELYDVYDVKDPEGVQEGATAKRLFEGLMKTFNQFEIPVSNIIGFASDGCNVMMGAHNSVASQFRQQCPGIFIMKCVCHSAHLCASEACKVLPRRCEDLAREIFNHFKCSSKRQCELVQFQTFLELKPHKILHPSQTRWLSLANVVSRILEQWEALKLYFSDIWLSEKVVSAELIFNSLHNPLIKVYYLFLEWVLSGIST, from the exons ATGACATATTACATAACTAACAAACAGTTCAAGTCGCAGCAAGGCAGTGACTGGTCTTGCGTGACGGTCGGATATGATTTGGATTTATTGTGTAATTTGTTGCTCATTCTCCTCAATATGAGTGATGAAGAAGAAGGCGATCTGGAAATGACACCACccaaaaaaaag gcTAGGCCTAAGCCAAGTTCAAGTACACATCGATCGCAGAAGTACAGAAAAGAATGGGAATCTCTTCCTGACTTTAAACCTTGGTTAAAGGGGGTCCCTGAAGATTTGCTTAAAGCTAGGTGCAAACTGTGCAATGCAACTATGCTTGCAGAATTGACTGTTCTCAAAAACCATGCTAAAGGGAAGAAACACAGATCCTTTTTTGAAACTGCAACTACCAGTCAGCCGTCAGTATCCTCACTGTTTGGGAAAGCAGTAAAGAAGCCATCAGATTCTGTATCCATAGTAGAAATTAAATTGTGTGGTTTCCTCGCAGAACATAATATACCATTTCAAGCGATGGATCACCTGACAGATCTCTTGAAGGACATTTTTCCAGATTCAATCACTGCTAAGGGAATTGTTAAAAATGTAATTGATATGTCATATAAGGAAAAGCTTGCACGAACATTGAAGGAAGTAAAGTTTAGCATACTTTGTGATGAGTCAACAGATGTCGGGTCGGTGAAATCATCATGTGTAGTAGTGAAGTTTTATGACAAAGATGCTGCAACTGTCGATTGCATGTTTTGGGAGTTGTATGATGTTTATGATGTAAAAGATCCAGAGGGTGTCCAGGAAGGTGCGACTGCAAAAAGATTATTTGAGGGCTTAATGaaaacatttaatcaatttgaaATTCCAGTATCAAATATAATTGGATTTGCTTCCGATGGGTGTAATGTGATGATGGGAGCACACAACTCGGTTGCAAGTCAGTTTCGCCAACAGTGCCCTGGCATATTTATTATGAAATGTGTGTGTCACTCTGCACATCTCTGTGCAAGTGAAGCTTGCAAGGTACTACCTAGAAGGTGTGAAGATTTGGCAAGGGAAATATTTAACCACTTTAAATGTAGCAGCAAGAGACAATGTGAACTAGTGCAATTTCAGACGTTTCTTGAACTGAAACCTCATAAAATTTTGCACCCATCACAGACAAGATGGCTATCGTTAGCTAATGTTGTTAGTCGCATTTTAGAACAGTGGGAAGCCCTTAAATTGTATTTCAGTGACATTTGGTTATCTGAAAAAGTTGTATCAGCAGAGTTGATATTCAACAGCCTTCACAATCCTTTAATTAAAGTCTACTACCTATTTCTGGAATGGGttctgtcgggaatttcgacctga